One window of Alkaliphilus metalliredigens QYMF genomic DNA carries:
- the purM gene encoding phosphoribosylformylglycinamidine cyclo-ligase, with protein sequence MAMPKLTYEEAGVNVQEGQRAVNLMKESVKSTFTKGVLGDIGGFGGLFALDPREMEKPILVAGTDGVGTKLKLAFMMNRHDTIGEDCVAMCVNDILCQGAKPLFFLDYIATGKLKAEVVAEIVQGIANGCKKAGCALIGGETAEMPGFYQKGEYDVAGFTVGMVEEKNLITGKEISQGDIMIGISSSGVHSNGFSLVRKLFFEDKQYSVDQYVDGLGETLGEALLRPTKIYVKPILEVLQQEKIKGMVHVTGGGFYENIPRILPEGIDANVHLDTWQAPPIFQFIQQEGQIEQDEMFSTFNMGIGMIVVVERSAGEKVVQLLQELGEEASIIGEMVRGSKQVVLCQK encoded by the coding sequence ATGGCAATGCCTAAGTTAACCTATGAAGAAGCCGGAGTCAATGTGCAAGAAGGACAAAGGGCTGTGAATCTAATGAAGGAATCAGTGAAAAGCACATTTACAAAGGGTGTGTTAGGAGACATCGGTGGTTTTGGAGGGCTCTTTGCCCTGGATCCAAGGGAGATGGAAAAACCCATTTTAGTTGCAGGGACCGATGGCGTTGGGACAAAGCTTAAGCTGGCCTTTATGATGAACCGACATGATACAATAGGAGAAGATTGTGTGGCCATGTGTGTAAATGATATTTTATGCCAAGGAGCCAAACCCCTCTTTTTTCTGGATTATATTGCAACAGGTAAACTCAAAGCGGAAGTGGTAGCAGAAATTGTACAAGGAATTGCCAATGGATGCAAGAAAGCAGGTTGTGCCCTAATTGGAGGAGAAACAGCAGAGATGCCAGGATTTTATCAAAAGGGTGAATATGATGTGGCGGGATTTACTGTTGGAATGGTAGAGGAGAAAAACTTGATTACGGGAAAAGAAATTAGCCAGGGAGACATCATGATTGGGATTTCTTCTAGTGGTGTTCATAGCAACGGATTTTCATTGGTTAGGAAGCTCTTCTTTGAAGACAAACAATATTCAGTGGATCAATATGTGGATGGCCTAGGGGAAACATTAGGAGAGGCCCTTCTCAGACCAACTAAAATATATGTTAAACCGATTCTAGAGGTATTACAGCAGGAGAAAATCAAGGGAATGGTCCACGTCACTGGAGGCGGTTTTTATGAGAATATTCCCCGGATATTACCTGAAGGAATCGATGCCAATGTTCATTTAGATACATGGCAGGCACCTCCGATTTTTCAGTTTATTCAACAAGAAGGACAAATCGAGCAAGATGAAATGTTCTCTACATTTAATATGGGGATTGGCATGATAGTAGTGGTTGAAAGGTCTGCTGGGGAAAAGGTAGTGCAGTTATTACAAGAGTTAGGTGAAGAGGCATCCATCATTGGTGAAATGGTAAGGGGAAGCAAACAGGTGGTACTATGTCAAAAATAA
- the purL gene encoding phosphoribosylformylglycinamidine synthase subunit PurL, with translation MTNQYEAVGLKAKEYEGIVEMLGREPNELELNLYGVMWSEHCSYKHSRSMFKHFPTSGPSVLQGPGENAGIVDIGDGLAIAMKIESHNHPSAIEPYQGAATGVGGIIRDIFAMGARPIALLNSLRFGELEGDARVKYLLEGVVEGIAGYGNCMGIPTVGGEVYFNQSYRGNPLVNAMCVGLIEHDAIHRGTASGVGNSIMYVGAATGRDGIGGASFASATLTEESEEKRAAVQVGDPFMEKLLLEACLELLKTGSIIGIQDLGAAGLVSACCETATRGEGGMEIDVLKVPRRETGMVPVEVMISESQERMLLIVERGREEEVNEIVKKWGLHSVIIGRVTNDDKLRIFEGDKVVGEIPAESLDSSGAPRYEPDYAPPADLAELQKLDIESIPEPRDLSSTLRKLLASPNIASKEWIYRQYDHMVRTNTVIKPGSDAAVLRIRGTKKGIALTTDCNSRYCYLDPREGSKIAVVEAARNIVCSGGKPIAITDGLNFGSPETPEGYWQFRESVLGLSEACREMDTPVISGNVSFYNQTEKGSIHPTPIVGMVGLIEDISKTCTMAFKEAGDIIVLLGQTKAEIGGSEYLASIHGQEKGKIPHLNLSLEKRLQKEVLALIQGDLVQSAHDLSEGGLAVGVAECAIAGGIGARVEVNTELRNDIVLFSESQSRFLMTIKPEHLETVQERLKQSNIPHEQLGTVIGNELQMQINGNVVVKESIGELEEIWRGALQCLMESMKID, from the coding sequence ATGACTAATCAATATGAAGCAGTGGGCTTAAAGGCAAAGGAATATGAGGGAATCGTTGAAATGCTAGGGAGAGAGCCCAATGAGCTGGAATTGAACTTATATGGGGTCATGTGGTCAGAGCATTGTAGCTATAAGCATTCAAGATCAATGTTTAAGCATTTTCCAACCTCAGGGCCAAGTGTATTGCAGGGACCTGGAGAAAATGCTGGTATTGTCGATATTGGGGATGGATTAGCCATTGCCATGAAAATAGAAAGCCATAATCATCCTTCGGCAATTGAGCCCTATCAAGGGGCTGCCACTGGAGTGGGGGGAATCATCCGAGACATATTTGCCATGGGAGCAAGACCCATTGCACTTTTAAACTCCTTGAGATTCGGTGAGTTAGAGGGAGATGCAAGGGTGAAGTATTTACTAGAGGGCGTTGTGGAAGGAATCGCTGGATATGGGAATTGTATGGGCATCCCTACGGTGGGAGGAGAAGTGTACTTTAATCAATCCTATAGAGGAAATCCCCTGGTCAATGCCATGTGTGTCGGGCTGATAGAACATGATGCCATTCATCGTGGAACTGCATCGGGAGTGGGAAATTCCATTATGTATGTAGGGGCGGCTACGGGAAGAGATGGTATTGGCGGTGCTAGCTTTGCTTCTGCCACATTAACAGAGGAATCTGAGGAAAAAAGAGCAGCAGTTCAGGTAGGGGATCCCTTCATGGAGAAATTATTGTTGGAAGCTTGCCTAGAGCTATTAAAAACAGGATCCATTATTGGCATTCAAGATCTAGGGGCTGCGGGATTAGTCTCTGCCTGCTGCGAAACAGCTACCCGTGGAGAAGGGGGCATGGAAATTGATGTATTAAAAGTACCAAGGAGAGAGACAGGGATGGTACCGGTAGAAGTGATGATTTCTGAGTCTCAGGAGCGAATGCTCTTAATCGTAGAACGTGGCAGAGAAGAAGAAGTCAATGAAATTGTGAAAAAGTGGGGATTACACTCTGTGATCATTGGCCGAGTCACCAATGATGATAAATTAAGAATATTTGAAGGAGACAAAGTGGTGGGAGAAATACCGGCCGAGAGTCTAGATTCTTCAGGGGCACCAAGATATGAACCAGATTACGCACCACCAGCTGATTTAGCAGAGCTACAAAAACTAGACATAGAATCAATTCCAGAGCCTAGGGATCTCTCAAGTACACTCCGTAAGCTATTAGCCTCGCCAAATATTGCAAGCAAAGAGTGGATTTATCGACAATATGATCATATGGTGAGAACAAATACAGTGATAAAGCCGGGATCCGATGCTGCGGTCTTAAGAATACGTGGTACTAAAAAAGGAATCGCCCTAACAACGGACTGTAACAGTCGATATTGCTATTTGGACCCACGGGAAGGAAGCAAAATCGCTGTAGTAGAAGCAGCTCGAAACATCGTATGCAGTGGGGGGAAACCCATTGCCATTACAGATGGATTGAATTTTGGAAGTCCAGAGACACCTGAAGGATACTGGCAGTTTAGAGAAAGTGTTCTAGGACTTAGTGAAGCCTGCCGTGAAATGGATACACCAGTCATAAGTGGCAATGTGAGTTTCTATAACCAAACTGAAAAAGGAAGCATTCACCCCACACCAATCGTGGGAATGGTGGGGCTCATAGAGGATATATCGAAGACATGCACCATGGCATTTAAAGAAGCGGGAGACATCATAGTACTATTAGGCCAAACAAAGGCTGAGATTGGTGGCAGTGAATATTTGGCTTCTATTCATGGTCAGGAAAAAGGAAAGATTCCTCATTTGAATTTATCCTTAGAGAAACGATTACAAAAAGAGGTATTGGCATTAATCCAAGGTGATCTTGTACAATCAGCCCATGATCTAAGTGAGGGTGGTTTAGCAGTTGGGGTGGCAGAATGTGCCATTGCTGGGGGGATAGGAGCAAGGGTTGAAGTCAACACTGAGCTCAGAAATGACATTGTCTTATTTAGTGAGAGCCAATCGCGATTTTTAATGACAATAAAGCCAGAACATTTAGAAACAGTACAGGAAAGACTAAAACAATCAAACATTCCCCATGAGCAATTGGGAACTGTAATAGGAAATGAGCTGCAAATGCAGATCAATGGAAATGTTGTGGTCAAGGAGTCTATTGGAGAACTGGAAGAAATATGGAGAGGGGCATTGCAATGTTTAATGGAGTCCATGAAGATCGATTAA
- the purF gene encoding amidophosphoribosyltransferase produces MERGIAMFNGVHEDRLREECGVIGIFNRDEKHLAKQLYYGLYALQHRGQESAGIATTDGKQTRCHKGMGLVPEVFNEEDLKRLPGTIGIGHVRYSTAGESQAVNAQPLVAKYRGGSIALAHNGNLVNAALLRKKLEEDGVIFQTTIDSEVIVNLIARYSRDGIVEAIERTMDLIKGAYALVMMTDKSLIGVRDPLGLRPLCLGKKDEGYVLASESCALETIGATLIRDIEPGEMVLINGDQVESHRIAKEKSRASCIFEYVYFARPDSQIDGVHVYEARIETGKMLAKEHPVEADIVIAVPDSSIAAALGYSKASGIPFVEGLIKNRYVGRTFIQPDQATREAAVNLKLSPVRSNIQGKRIILVDDSIVRGTTSQRIVRMLKNAGAKEVHMRISSPPVAYSCYFGIDTPDREKLVGATHTVDEICRKIGADSLRYISVEGLVQATGLPKEHFCLACFNGRYPIEVPESSNEKMFKRWEGDGNA; encoded by the coding sequence ATGGAGAGGGGCATTGCAATGTTTAATGGAGTCCATGAAGATCGATTAAGAGAAGAATGTGGTGTGATCGGGATCTTTAATAGAGATGAAAAGCATTTAGCAAAGCAACTGTATTACGGACTTTATGCCCTACAACATCGGGGGCAAGAGAGTGCTGGAATTGCAACAACAGATGGCAAACAGACCCGTTGTCATAAGGGAATGGGTTTGGTGCCAGAGGTTTTCAATGAAGAGGATTTAAAAAGACTACCTGGAACCATTGGGATTGGACATGTACGCTACTCCACAGCGGGAGAAAGTCAAGCAGTCAATGCACAGCCCCTAGTGGCGAAGTATCGAGGGGGGAGTATTGCCCTGGCCCACAATGGGAACCTAGTCAATGCAGCTCTTCTGAGAAAAAAGCTAGAAGAAGATGGGGTTATATTTCAGACAACAATAGACAGTGAGGTGATTGTGAACCTTATTGCCCGTTATAGTCGAGATGGAATCGTGGAGGCCATTGAAAGAACCATGGATTTGATCAAGGGAGCCTATGCCCTTGTGATGATGACAGATAAGAGTTTGATTGGTGTTAGAGATCCCTTGGGATTAAGACCCCTTTGTTTAGGAAAAAAGGATGAGGGCTATGTGCTAGCATCTGAAAGCTGTGCTTTAGAGACCATAGGGGCCACTTTGATACGGGATATTGAACCGGGAGAGATGGTATTGATCAATGGAGATCAGGTTGAAAGTCATCGCATTGCCAAGGAAAAAAGTAGGGCTTCCTGTATTTTCGAGTATGTCTATTTTGCCCGTCCTGACAGCCAAATTGATGGGGTACATGTCTATGAAGCAAGAATTGAAACCGGAAAAATGTTAGCAAAGGAGCACCCCGTTGAGGCAGACATTGTCATTGCAGTTCCAGATTCATCTATTGCTGCTGCCTTGGGATATTCTAAAGCCTCAGGCATTCCATTTGTTGAAGGATTGATTAAAAATAGATATGTAGGTCGAACATTTATTCAACCAGATCAAGCTACACGAGAAGCTGCTGTTAACTTGAAGCTCAGTCCTGTCCGTAGTAACATCCAGGGAAAGAGAATTATTCTTGTGGATGACTCCATTGTGAGGGGCACAACAAGTCAACGAATCGTTAGGATGCTGAAAAATGCAGGAGCCAAGGAGGTTCATATGCGAATCAGTTCCCCACCGGTGGCCTATAGCTGCTACTTTGGTATTGATACCCCAGATCGTGAAAAATTAGTAGGAGCCACCCATACTGTAGATGAAATTTGCCGTAAAATTGGTGCCGATAGCTTAAGATATATTAGTGTTGAGGGTTTGGTTCAAGCCACAGGCCTTCCAAAGGAGCATTTTTGTTTAGCGTGCTTTAATGGACGTTATCCAATCGAAGTACCAGAGTCATCTAATGAAAAAATGTTTAAGAGATGGGAAGGTGATGGCAATGCCTAA
- the purN gene encoding phosphoribosylglycinamide formyltransferase, with protein MSKIKIAVLISGGGSNLQALIEASQSWEDLAEITLVVSSQEDAYGLQRARKYNIPTVVLSKKRYASAEEREQRLLDLLEEHSIDLMVLAGYLAMVPRRIVERYENRMMNIHPSLLPSFSGKGYYGIKVHEEALDRGVKVTGATVHFVNEITDGGPIILQKTIEVNFEDDALTLQKRVLEIEHEILPKAVKLFAEGKIEVINNKVKINGEVKPNETCID; from the coding sequence ATGTCAAAAATAAAAATAGCAGTTCTGATCTCAGGTGGAGGAAGTAATCTTCAGGCCTTAATCGAAGCCAGTCAAAGCTGGGAAGATTTAGCTGAAATCACTTTAGTGGTTTCTAGTCAAGAAGATGCCTATGGATTACAACGAGCTAGAAAATATAATATCCCCACCGTGGTTTTATCTAAAAAGAGATATGCTAGTGCAGAAGAACGTGAACAAAGACTTTTAGATTTATTAGAAGAACATTCAATTGATCTAATGGTGTTAGCTGGGTATTTAGCCATGGTGCCTCGAAGGATTGTTGAGAGATATGAAAATCGTATGATGAATATTCACCCATCCCTACTGCCAAGCTTTTCTGGAAAAGGATATTATGGGATTAAAGTCCATGAAGAGGCATTGGATCGGGGAGTGAAAGTAACGGGAGCAACTGTTCACTTTGTCAATGAGATCACCGATGGAGGACCTATCATTTTACAGAAAACCATTGAAGTCAATTTTGAGGATGACGCATTGACCCTGCAAAAAAGGGTTTTAGAGATAGAGCATGAAATACTGCCTAAGGCCGTGAAGCTTTTTGCTGAAGGAAAAATTGAAGTGATCAATAATAAGGTAAAAATAAATGGTGAGGTGAAGCCAAATGAAACGTGTATTGATTAG